A window of Thalassophryne amazonica chromosome 12, fThaAma1.1, whole genome shotgun sequence genomic DNA:
CTGGGTCTGTGGTTAGGGGTCCCTCACCTCCATCTGCTGGATTTCTGTGAAAACCAATTCCCCCTGATCTGGTCAGAGTCTGGACCATTTCATGATCGAGGAGGGCTTCTTTCATACTAGTTTCCTGGACAAAACTGCTCATCATGGGACACCTGGTTGAAGTTGATCCCAGGCCAGGCTTGGTTTGGTTGATTATGTACATTTCATGGCCGTGGTCATCACGGTACTCCTGCAGCTGTGCAAAGGTAGTGTGTCTGTCATTCACATAGAGAATACTGTTTTCTTTGCCGGTACAGTaggagtcttcttcttcttctttctggtactgctggtgacgAGTGTAGATCATGATCAAGAGTAGAACAGCAGTAAGTGCAAGCAAGGAGATGCCTACAGCAATAGCTGTTTGTGTGGCAGGACCCAGAGCATTGAAGTCCATGCTCTCCTGCTCATACAATGGCTCCTGGCTTACATCAAGAACCTCCGGCTGATATGAGTTAGATGAAGAGGATACATATGAGTGTGAATTTAAACGTGGCCAGAACTGTGATGTGTATGAGGAAGAGGACATGTTGACAGCCAAGTGAAAGGTCACTCTGGCAACGCCACCTGGGTTCCAGGCTTCACACTCGTAACGCCCAGCATGTGCCACTGTTACATTGCTGAGGAACAGCATGCCACTGCCCATGTCTGGGTCAAAGCTGTCCCTCTCTCCACCCTCCTCCCTACCACGTACAAGTCCACGAATCCCTCCAGCACCTACCAATTTATTCCTCCCACTACTGGGCAGGGCTGTTACCACTCCTCCAACCCCAGGCTTGAAGAGCTCACCATTGGGTCCCAGCTCTTGAACAAGGCCTCGTGGTGATAATTGGGCCTTGCCATGGGATGCTTTCTTCCAAGTCACCTGGGGTTGAGGGTATCCCGATGCTTGACAGGAGACCCGTAATGTTTCTCCTAATCGTACGGTCAGGTGGCTGGGCTCCAGCTGCACCACAGGGGGAATACAAACCAAACTGTTGGGGGCGACCTCCGCTAGACTTAAATGTGAAAGGCGAGGTGGTTCAGAGCACATCAGCCGCCGCTGCTCAGCAGAGCTCAACAGACGCTGCCCATCTTCATTCATCCAGGTTCTCAGCCAGCCCAGAGCACAGTCACAGCGCCATGGGTTCTCTGGAAGATGGGGATGGAAGCAAACAAGAATTCAGTTAACTACACATTCTGCAATAAAAGCCAATGGCTGTGTCCCAATCCAGCGGCTGCAGCCTTTGACAGATCCTTTCATTGTCTGTATACATCATATGTGCTTTGACTTGGCTGTCTCATTTAAAATGCTTCTTGGAACTGTATGCAGTCAtcttttcctccaaaaatgaaggATACAGCAGGTGTATCCTTCACTGTCAGAACAATCCCATGAGTCAGTGAAAGATGATTTTTTAAAGACAAAATAGATAGTAAATTAAAAAAGGGACATTTCCCAGCTAAGTGTAAATAAAGCCTTAAAATGACTGCTCAACTACAGGTTATGCCCACTATGCTTGTCACTGTATCTGTCAAGGTTGCCAAGCAACAGGGGTGGAAAAGCTAATGACAGAGACACAAAATTGTCTGTTGACTTGACCATTGTATAACTGTATTTCAGAATGGTTGGTTTGGCCTCCACTCTGGCTGAAGTCCAGACCTTGATAGGATACAGGCTTAAAAgctcctgaattgggacacagctaaTACAGTgcttctagaaagtattcacagcacttcacttttccacattttgttatgttacagccttattccaaaatgtagtaaattcatttattcactcaaaattctgccacaacaccccataatgacatcttttttaatttttcacagccatttcaatcagatttaggtctggtctgcagctgggccactcaaggacattcacagagttttcctgaagccactcctttgatatcttggctgtgtgcttaagcccctttcacatcgggCCCACTTCCAGTTGCGTCGTGCAGCATCATGAAGATGCCACATGTTCAaaaagaacacagaaaaaaaatgctgattgctgctgcagctactcgctcttctctcacaaaagtgtttaaatacagtccacacaggcctgctcacagactgattgccagagacaggacatgtccatatcCAGAAAaatgtccggacatctccagtccactcacagacTATTCGTTCgagcacgcacatgtgaacaattaaaagaaagaaagaaaaaaaaaaaactgtctggctgctgcagttccttgctctcccctcaaactctctcatcattctgtttaataaaggacaaaaaaggacataagtgctgctcacagactgattgccagagacaggatatGTCTACATCAAgtacaactccagacatctccacatttacgcACAGACGGTTCGTTCGCACACGTGCAGCtcgtggtcaaaggaggaaagataaactataacagaactcagagcgcagacctgcagctcagcacaagaacaaatataaactagaaatcagagtgcacagtctggctgcagccaaactgtgcactttgatttctctgtgcagagaacctgcaggcagaCTCTGCATCCTCACctactctctgccccctgctgcgcgcacctgacataGACATTCTTGCATCATCATGACGCCACACAAAGCAACTCAAAGTGaatctggtgtgaaaggggctttagggtcattgtcctgctaacaGATGAGCCATTGCCCCAGTCTAAAGTCAAGggggctctggagcaggttttcatccaggatgtctctgtacattactgcattcatctttccctcaatcctgactagggatgggtatcgagaaccggttcctttctggtatcgttaagaaattattcgatccactgacatcaataacctttttgcttaacgattcccttatcagtccttcagagtgcctgtgtttttgggagtgtttgtcaggaaaatgataacttttctgcagtgtggctttgctttgaactttgaagcaatcgaagcagtgattcacagatcgaagcagtgctttgagctGGTGCTTCATTGATtcgttgttttatttcgctttatcttaattttccccgctaaaaccccaaagagcatatgtctgtgagtaatatttaccttttttatgttaaaccgacctgttatggtcttctgaaagttgatagatgtattttataacttaaaaatgggaccgatgctaacacgttagcatgtctatggctttttcaatgttaaacttagcattaagctgttcgcatctctgcaggttgtgtgcatttgttttctgtataattaatggctcagtgttcattgtcataaaagagtcaaattgtattttttttcatttatttttattcatatattaataataatagcaacaacaacaataatagtaataataactcataataactaatatgctacaatacaattttagagaaagagacaaaaagaacctgatgaaacaaaacaacaaaagataaaaccaacgaacaatgaaaataaataaataaatatagaaataaataaatgtttcctgtgaacacctagtgactcttacacctccacttcaatttgtttcggtcaaaccatattttcaatgtgttaatttcttcagtgatttcctccagaagtatctgccaagctagaaaactgctgcatcctagtaaagacagaatactactggaatgaatttgaataaggaaagttgggtgttttttttctcaccaaaatggatgctgcactcactgcagtttattgtctggaatagtcccagattgcatttcagatattctagaattcaaacattttagtgcaggtggtgttggggggtaattttgggtttcagctttttttgttttttaccactttcatctctgaatatgtcaactgtgagtcacttttgtgtggattaaagtcactaactgggactcctgtcttgttgtgagaaagaaaagagaatcgtcctccgttttgttcacacagctccaaacgctgcgcagctctctgctgagtcaagttagaacaatagggtccagtcggaattaataaattcaaagcgaaacgccatttaaatcaaatggcacctctttccacatgttgtaatacaaacaaactgcaatcgatcaaaacgtttatgttgtgtgtcggggggtgtggctggaggttttggtgttgttttcttttctttgctcctcaggtggcatggaagctgatttgtctgtggaaaagaaggtgctggctgaagaatcctcaccctcgtcaatatcatgtgaggcacctgggactggtgctcacgtgcagccctaaagactttcagctgtagcagataattggatggcgttctgcttttaaggcaggtgtgagccaagcagaactgccgggaactcgaccttgtgatgttcgtttgtgagacgctgaggaccgcacctgggtttgacacaataagcctgtgaagcaaggaagggtgaggacacatgctgtcagcacacagtaaaggtaattaactgttggattaattgtagataataacttgaggttttgctacatagtatacgtgaaattgtgatgagaatggtgtggcttgcttctcactgttgtggcgtgcaggataagtgatcctccacttattgtgagaagctgctcatgtgcataaagataaaaagtataaaccttgatgtgttgctgatagcatgtgttttgtgaaagaaattgctataattgctaacgtgcctcacatcttctgtgcttcaacagagagtcagtttgtcgtgtccacctggggggtgtctgtttaatggtagtgagtccaggagcatcggacttctctccccgtgaacactggagagcgtgccagcagtcactcctcttgaaggacattgggttggggttttttgtatgatttatttaggcacaggtgaaaaataaattgttttttgttgatggaaccgcttcctggttatttttagtgctgggtcctgtctgacgcaggttcgctcctcaatctgcgtcgacacataacagtttattccttccaaaatgagacgtcccgcgctgacgtgcagcagccggttgagctcagctcagaggtatggagaaacattcatgctaaaatgtctgaaaggaaatgcttgtgacaaaaactacagattttatttatgtccaaagatcaaggatccagtgaccaatttagaATGATgaatgctgacatagaaaacctgtaaagtctgcttttagtacacagaaaattcacaagagatatcgataagggaatcgataaggaatcggatcaataagcggaatcgataatggcatcgatattgataaaatcttatcaatactcatccctaatcctgactagtctccctgttcctgccgctgaaaaacatctccacagcatgatgctgccaccaccatgcttcactgtagggatggtgcctggtttcctgcaaacatgatgcctggcattcaatcaatcaatcaatcaatttttttatatagcgccaaatcacaacaaacagttgccccaaggcgctttatattgtaaggcaaggccatacaataattatgtaaaaccccaacggtcaaaacgaccccctgtgagcaagcacttggctacagtgggaaggaaaaactcccttttaacaggaagaaacctccagcagaaccaggctcagggaggggcagtcttctgctgggactggttggggctgagggagagaaccaggaaaaagacatgctgtggaggggagcagaaatcgatcactaatgattaaatgcagagtggtgcatacagagcaaaaagagaaagaaacagtgcatcatgggaacccccagcagtctacgtctatagcagcataactaagggatggttcagggtcacctgatccagccctaactataagcttagcaaaaaggaaagttttaagcctaatcttaaaagtagagagggtgtctgtctccctgatctgaattgggagctggttccacaggagaggagcctgaaagctgaaggctctgcctcccattctactcttacaaaccctaggaactacaagtaagcctgcagtctgagagcgaagcgctctattggggtgatatggtactacgaggtccctaagataagatgggacctgattattcaaaaccttataagtaagaagaagaattttaaattctattctagaattaacaggaagccaatgaagagaggccaatatgggtgagatatgctctctccttctagtccccgtcagtactctagctgcagcatttgaattaactgaaggctttttagggaacttttaggacaacctgataataatgaattacaatagtccagcctagaggaaataaatgcatgaattagtttttcagcatcactctgagacaagacctttctgattttagagatattgcgtaaatgcaaaaaagcagtcctacatatttgtttaatatgcgctttaaatgacatatcctgatcaaaaatgactccaagatttctcacagtattactagaggtcagggcaatgccatccagagtaaggatctggttagacaccatgtttctaagatttgtggggccaagtacaacaacttcagttttatctgagtttaaaagcaggaaattagaggtcatccatgtctttatgtctgtaaaacaatcctgcagtttagctaattggtgtgtgtcctctggcttcatggatagataaagctgggtatcatctgcgtaacaatgaaaatttaagcaataccgtctaataatactgcctaagggaagcatgtataaagtgaataaaattggtcctagcacagaaccttgtggaactccataattaactttagtctgtgaagaagattccccatttacatgaacaaattgtaatctattagacaaatatgattcaaaccaccgcagcgcagtgcctttaatacctatggcatgctctaatctctgtaataaaattttatggtcaacagtatcaaaagcagcactgaggtctaacagaacaagcacagagatgagtccactgtccgaggccataagaagatcatttgtaaccttcactatgctgtttctgtactatgatgaattctaaaacctgactgaaactcttcaaatagaccattcctctgcagatgatcagttagctgttttacaactaccctttcaagaatttttgagagaaaattcacaccacagagttcaatctttgtctcatcagaccagagaattttgtttctcttggTTTGAGAGTCTTtcgagtgccttttggcaaactccacatgggttgccatgtgccttttactaaggaatggcttctgtctggccactctaccatacaagcctgactggtggattgctatgGATTGCTCCTGGTGGAactgaatgtcttccatttacagaagaAGCACAGGTGCacaggtacaacccctggcaataattatggaatcaccggcctcggaggatgttcattcagttgtttaattctgtagaaaaaagcagataacagacatgacacaaaactaaagttatttcaaatggcaactttctggctttaagaaacactataagaaatcagaaaaaaaaactgtggcagtcagtaacggttactttttagaccaagcagagggaaaaaaatatggactcactcaattctgaggataaattatagaatcaccctgtaaattttcatccccaaactaacacctgcatcaaatcagatctgctccttagtctgcatctaaaaaggagtgatcacaccttggagagctgttgcaccaagtggactgacatgaatcatggctccaacacgagagatgtcaattgaaacaaaggagaggattatcaaactcttgaaagagggtaaatcatcacgcaatgttgcaaaagatgttggctgttcacagtcagctgtgtctaaactctggaccaaatacaaacaacatgggaaggttgttaaaggcaaacatactggtagaccaaggaagacatcaaagtgtcaagacagaaaacttaaagcaatatgtctcaaaaatcgaaaatgcacaacaaaacaaatgaggaacgaatgggaggaaactggagtcaacgtctgtgaccgaactgtaagaaaccgcctaaaggaaatgggatttacatacagaaaagctaaacaaaagccatcattaacacctaaacagaaaaaaacaaggttacaatgggctaaggaaaagcaatcgtggactgtggatgactggatgaaagtcatattcagtgatgaatctcgtactgtttgtcactcattaagtccatgcctcagagactgtaagctgttataaaagccagaggtggtgcaacaaaatactagtgatgtgttggagcgttcttttgtttttcatgattccataatttttccctcagaattgagtgattccattttttttttcctctgcttggtctaaaaaagtaaccgttactgactgccacaattttttttcctgatttcttatagtgtttcttaaagccagaaagttgccatctgaaatgactttagttttgtgtcatgtctgtgatctgcttttttttctacaaaattaaacaactgaatgaacatcctccgaggctggtgattccataatttttgccaggggttgtagaagcaacATATGGGAgggttttactttctgaagccggatttgacacctctgggccacttgggacctttaaagcagcagaaatgcttctgtatgcttctccagatttgtgcctggagacaatcctgtttcagaaGTCAACGCCAATTctgttgacttcatgcttggtttgtgctctcttACCCTATTGATTCTGGAGACATCCTGGAAAATTAGTTTTTCAgactacatttttcacaacattgAGCTTTGACCAATCTGATCCAAAAGTTCAACATCTTGGGGCACTAAATTTGgcacacaaaaataaatgaataaagtaaTAAATCTACTGACCtgtttctgagttattttgtaCACAGAGAGACATCCACCACATGAGTGATTATAATACCCTTGCAGTGTAAATATGAGGAAATTTGGCCACATGTTATTTGAAAGCCTGTTAAAGTAGTAGACACAGAACCACAGGCATAAAGGTACTTCAGTTCCTGGTGCAAAAGCACAGTTGTGACATCCACCATTAGTGTGGAGCCCAAATTTGGGAAAACCCACCCAAAAAACTAATTTTGGCATAACCAGGCTACAAATTGAGCTATAGCTGCCAATAAAGCTTACCAACTGCCAGCTTTGGATTTGGACAATGAGgacatttattttatgtttaactGAGCTGACTGAAAGGTTTTAAACTGTTATTATGGCTGCATGTTTACAGACCGCAATGCTGGGCCATTTGCTAAAGGGTTACAGTATTGACTCCAGGTTATGCCTGTCTGAGTGTTGTAGTGTCCTTGAGCGAGACAATGTTCTCCAAATAGCTCTGTCCTGTATGTCATTAATCTATGCTTTCCCCTGGCTGTAGAGACGTCCTCAAAGCGCTGGGGTGATTTCAGCTCCAGTGGTTGAGGATTGCTGCTCGGTGATGCCTGCTCATGCAACAGCTACAGTATTACATAATTAAGAGCAATGCATTTCTCTTTGTATGAGGTGGCAGTTCCCACAGTTTACAACATGAGCTCCATCTGTGCTGCAGTGAAATACATCCAAATATTATCCAATTGCTAGTTGTTTTAATGTTGTATTTCCAGCTGCAGCTCAAGAATGttttacagccccaattccaatgaagttaggacgttgtgtgaaatgtaaataaaaatagaatacaatttgcaaatgctcttcaacctatattcaattgaatacaccacaaagacaagatatttaatgttcaaactggtaaaatgtattgtttttgtgcaaatatttgctcattttgaaatggatgcccgcaacatgtttcaaaaaagctgggacagtggtatgtttcccactgtgttacatcacctttccttctaacaacactcaatatgtatttgggaactgaggacactaattgtgggtgtcatgattgggtatggaTATGGGTATgggtatgaagtgcaaaatacgacaatggagaccctggactgttgaacaactgaagtcatacagccAGCAAGattgggaaaaaattccacctatacaaagcttcaacaattttcTTTCTCATACGGTCTGTGGTCAACGCATTTGCCTGTAGAAGCCGAGCGTCCGTTCACTTCAATGAGATGGCTTCGAAAGGTTTTTTTCATTGCCTTGAAACTCGATGGTCCTGCCCCTGGATGCCGAGCatctctgggggtgaatggagctgtgggtggGCCTGGACACTGGATTTCCgcacaatgattggatgatcagtcaaaaggctgaatctcgttttgattgacagctattttgagataCAGGTATGTGAGAAgtaatttgcacatttttgtgtatttacccatttttaaatttattccaaAGTATTTTGTGTGAGCTATAAAGCTATTTTACAGGTGCACGTGAGATATCCCATGTTTATACAGTGCtaccaaactaaaaaaaaaaatggaaaaaaaacaaaacaaaaaactttgtaCCGCAGCCAAATAAAAAAGTCAAAATCTGCAGAAAGACaataggaatgggcaaaactggtgATTTGGATGCAGGAACATTCACAGATAAGAGGCATCAGGAACTGGATTAGACATTGGTGTGAAGCTCcaggtgagttactctctgctttgttcttcagtaagttagtgtttaaggtcgtcacacatttattaacgTCCTGGTTTGcaaaacaacatcaaagtattcatgattgtaagtctatctgtggacgtggtaataattagtgatcgctgAAGTACTTTATTGATGGAAATTAGTGACGGAGAAAGTGAGaggttttgaaccactgaatcaatatgaagcaatggttcagtgtttcaaagcttttgatacaattaggtatggcgacatctgctggccaacctttaacataacatttgcatggaacaataatgggcaagatgtcatgaaacagtcaggctctgtcatgtatgtttaataataaaagttctatgtgcttcttgaaatttttgatgggattttttgtttaaaaacattaataatgtaCTTGTGTTATTAttcctgaaggagtcttcccaagggattaataacatTCTAACTaaggttctatctaatctaatctaacgtGATTGTATCATCATATaatactgtatgtaatggagatataaattgtgaaatacttgttcaactagggactgttatgaccattttacatatttggatttacatataaataaattgaccaaTTTTATGATGTAAGATGATAATGAGCTTCCCTCATTGACAGACCAGCAGCTGCTGCTGACTCACATGCCAATCCAActcatacaagctttg
This region includes:
- the LOC117521789 gene encoding LOW QUALITY PROTEIN: leucine-rich repeat-containing protein 24-like (The sequence of the model RefSeq protein was modified relative to this genomic sequence to represent the inferred CDS: inserted 1 base in 1 codon) — encoded protein: MLLWTSRLLLIILTFXPYPSLGCPSGCRCYSLTVECGSLGIKEIPQDVPAVTETIFLQDNTIMQIRLQDLSRLGRLHYLYLQNNSISALEPGAFHSQGQLLELALNGNLIHLVTSDMFRGLEHLRILYLASNQISQVQNYTFRGLQRLQELHLQENSIELMAEQALSGLSSLALLDLSRNHLRTLGASSLKPLVSLQVLRVTENPWRCDCALGWLRTWMNEDGQRLLSSAEQRRLMCSEPPRLSHLSLAEVAPNSLVCIPPVVQLEPSHLTVRLGETLRVSCQASGYPQPQVTWKKASHGKAQLSPRGLVQELGPNGELFKPGVGGVVTALPSSGRNKLVGAGGIRGLVRGREEGGERDSFDPDMGSGMLFLSNVTVAHAGRYECEAWNPGGVARVTFHLAVNMSSSSYTSQFWPRLNSHSYVSSSSNSYQPEVLDVSQEPLYEQESMDFNALGPATQTAIAVGISLLALTAVLLLIMIYTRHQQYQKEEEEDSYCTGKENSILYVNDRHTTFAQLQEYRDDHGHEMYIINQTKPGLGSTSTRCPMMSSFVQETSMKEALLDHEMVQTLTRSGGIGFHRNPADGGEGPLTTDPEELFLRQSLLFGSQVAYEIHC